The Paenibacillus pabuli DNA segment CTTTTCTCAAATGACTCGTAAAATTCCGCTAGTACTTTGACCCAGTCTTCCGAACCTTCTTCCACATGGTCCAGATCACCTTCCATATTGGCAGTGAACTCTACATTCAGAATTTCGGGGAAAAACTCTTCCATCTGCTCGATGACCAGTTCTCCAAGCTCGGTCGGCATGAATTTTTTCTCTTCGATTGCCACATATCCACGCTTCTGAATGGTCTCCAGGGTTGGTGCATATGTACTTGGACGCCCTATGCCCAGCTCTTCCAGCGTACGTACGAGTCTTGCTTCCGTATACCGCGGCGGCGGTTGTGTGAAGTGCTGTTTCGGTTCAATCTCCTGTTTCCCTAGCAGATCTCCACTTTTTAGTGGAGGCAGCAAACGATCTTCTTCCGTAGTACCATCATCGTTTCCTTCCACATAAACCTTCATGAAGCCCTGAAAGCGAACTTTGGAGCCTGCTGCACGGAAAGTGGTATCTCCAGCTGCGATATCCACAGAAAGTGTATCGAGGACAGCGGAAGACATCTGACTGGCCACGAAGCGCTCCCATACCAGTTTATACAGTCTGAACTGATCACGGCTCATAAATGATTTTATGGAATCAGGGTCACGCAAAATGGATGTAGGACGAATAGCTTCGTGGGCATCCTGCGCATTGGCTGCTTTCTTGGAATAGTTTCTTGGCGTCTCGGGTGCAAATGCTTCACCGTACTTGCCAATAATATATTCCTTGGCTTCTTCCTGAGCAGATGCCGCGATCCGGGTGGAGTCTGTACGCATATACGTAATGAGACCCACTGTGCCTTCTTTTCCGAGGTCTACACCCTCATAGAGCTGTTGAGCAACCGACATCGTTTTGGAAGCCCTGAAATTCAATTTCCGTGCAGCCTCCTGCTGCAAAGAACTTGTCGTAAACGGAGCGGATGGATTCCGGCTGCGTTCTTTCTCTTTCACTTCTTTGACCGTAAAATCCGCACCCTCAATTTGTTTCAAAATAGCTTGTACTTCAGCTTCGCTTCCCAGTTCGGTTTTAGCACCGTTTAATTGATGGAACTTCGCTTCGAACGGATTGCCGTCTGCGGTCAGCTTCGCCGTAATACTCCAGTACTCCTCTGGAACAAAGTCGTCTATTTCATTCTCGCGATCCAAAATGATTTTGACTGCCACGGACTGAACCCGCCCAGCGGACAATCCCTTTTTGACTTTCTTCCATAATAGAGGACTGATTTTATATCCAACAAGCCGATCCAGAATACGTCTGGCCTGCTGTGCATTAACCAAGTCCATGTTGATCTTGCGCGGTGTTTTGAACGCATCCTTGACTGCCTGCTTCGTAATTTCGTTGAAAACAACTCGGCAATCCTCCGTGTCATCCAGTTCAAGTGCATGAGCTAAATGCCATGCAATAGCCTCGCCTTCGCGATCCGGGTCAGCTGCGAGGTACACTTTTTTCACTTTCTTTCGTGCATCCTTCAGTTCTTTCAATATCGAACCTTTGCCGCGGATCGTAATATATTTCGGATTAAAATCATTTTCCACCTCAACGCCGATCTGACTTTTCGGCAAATCGCGCACATGTCCCATCGAAGCCTTCACGATGAACTTGCTGCCTAAATATTTGCCTATTGTCTTCGCCTTTGAGGGCGACTCCACGATTACGAGTGAATCCGCCATAGGTTCATCCTCCTCTCAGTCATGAAACTGCTTGTTCCTTGTCATGCTTGTCAGCAATTAAATAACTTCCGTTAATAATCTATTTTCACATGCCGCATGGTCACAGCATTGTCATACCCTTGCATATTTGGTTCCAGGTAATTGGCTAATCTGTTTTTTTATGATTAAAGATAACAGAACTGAATGCAAATGTCCAAAATCCCAACCGAGCTGCTCTACAAGTTGATCCAAAGATCTCTCGTCCTGCTCCAGTATGGAGATAATCCGTTTCTCATCAGATGAGAGATTCACCTTAGGAAACATATCCGGATCGTAACCTTCTCCCTTTTCTGGGGAACGTCCTCTATTGTAAGGAAGTTGTTCGGGATTTGGCAAGTCCATTCGGTACTCTTCAAGCAGATCGTCCGCGCAAGTGACCAATTTTGCCCCCTGACGAATCAGATTATGTGACCCCCGACTCTTGGGTGATGTAATGGGGCCCGGAACAGCAAATACATCTCTCCCTGCCTCCAGCGCTGCATCTGCAGTAATAAGAGAGCCACTTCGGATATCCGCTTCAACAACCAGCGTTCCGAGGGTCAAGCCAGCAATAATTCGATTACGCTCCGGAAATAGTCCTTGATGAGCACGTGTGCCTGGCGGATATTCCGACAGTAACAGACCCGTTTCAGCAATTTGCTCAGCTAATCTCTTGTTTTCTGGTGGGTAGATCTTATCAATTCCTGTGCCAAAAACTGCGATAGTTTTACCTTTTGCGCGAAGAGCGGCCTCATGACAGGTGCTATCAATCCCTCGGGCAAGACCACTTACAATGGTCAACCCTGCATGACAGAAATCTGCCGTCAGCTTCTCTCCCACTTTGCGCCCATACACCGTTGGCATTCGGGTTCCTACCATCGCAATCGCCTTTGTATGTAACAGATCCATGTCTCCGCGGCCGTACATAACCCAAGGTGGCTGAACGGTTTCCTTCATTAATATGGGGTATTCTTCATCCAGATAGGTAATAACCTGAATTCCTTGTTTATAAACCGCTTCACGCCTTTGCTCAATCCAATCTGCATCGAAACTTTTCGCCAGCCTGTTTGCCTGATCTTTACGCATCCCGGCTTGAACCCAATCTCCTTCTTCATAATGAAGTAAATCCGGAAGATTGTGCTGCCCTGTCATCAATTTCGAGATCGTTTTCTTCCCAACACCATCCATTTCATGCAAACCAAACAGAATCCAGCTTTTTTCCACCCTATAAGCCTCCCGAACGGGAAGAACACTTCCCTCATATTGTGTAGGTTGTGACGACAGAATGCAAGCGTTTACTTTGTAGGGAGCTATTCGGCACCCTCATTTGGCAAGTAATACAACGCAAAAAAGCAACCCTTCGCCCTGTTTGAGGACAAAAGGTTGCTTACCTTTTCCGTATCACAATAGTCGGTTACGAGAGGAATAATATCTCCGCACCGTTTCTACTATTATAATGGAAAAGAATTAATGTGTCGTGCACAAATTTAAAATACCGCGCTCTTCGAGCACGCTCACCAGCGTGGAGCCCATCTCCGCTGGCGTTGGCGCAACTTTGATACCGCAGGATTCAAGCTTCGCGATTTTTTCCTTCGCTGTACCTTTACCTCCTGAGATAATGGCACCTGCATGACCCATCCGTTTGCCTGGAGGCGCTGTAACACCACCGATAAATCCAACAACCGGTTTGGTCATATTATCGCGTACCCACTCTGCAGCATCTTCCTCTGCTGTACCACCGATCTCACCGATCATGATGACAGCATGAGTCTGAGGATCCTCATTGAAACGTTTGAGAATATCAATGAATTCCGAACCTTTAACCGGGTCTCCCCCGATTCCTACAGCTGAAGACTGTCCGATACCACGTGTGGTCAATTGATGAACAGCTTCATATGTGAGGGTTCCGCTACGGGAAACGACGCCAACATGTCCAGCCATGTGGATATAGCCAGGCATGATCCCGATTTTACATTCACCCGGTGTAATAACACCAGGACAGTTCGGTCCGATCAAAACAGTCTTTTTGCCTTCCATGAAACGGTCTACCTTCACCATGTCAAGGACAGGAATACCTTCAGTAATACAGATCACGAGATCAAGCTCGGCGTCAACAGCTTCCATAATGGAATCGGCAGCAAACGCTGGTGGTACGTAGATCACGCTCGCCGTTGCACCTGTAGCTTCCTTCGCTTCTTGTACCGTATTGAATACCGGAAGACTCACGACTTGGCCATCTTCCAGCGTGATATCCACATTCGTCCCGCCTTTGCCTGGCGTAACACCGCCTACCATCTGGGTTCCGTAATCCAATGCGCCCTTCGTATGGAACATTCCCGTTGAACCCGTAATGCCTTGCGTAATGACTTTTGTATTTTTATCGATCAAAATACTCACGTTGCTTCACATCCTTACGGTTATTTTTCAAGTTCCGGACAGCTCCGGCACTAAGGAATGAACTTATTTTACGAGGGCAACGATTTTTTGTGCACCGTCGGCCATGGAATCAGCAGGTACGATATTCAGGCCGGATTCGCCCAAGATCTGTTTGCCAAGCTCCACATTCGTTCCTTCAAGACGAACAACCAGCGGCTTCGTGAGGCCAAGCTGCTTCGCTGCTTCAACGACACCGTTTGCAATGACATCACA contains these protein-coding regions:
- the topA gene encoding type I DNA topoisomerase, which encodes MADSLVIVESPSKAKTIGKYLGSKFIVKASMGHVRDLPKSQIGVEVENDFNPKYITIRGKGSILKELKDARKKVKKVYLAADPDREGEAIAWHLAHALELDDTEDCRVVFNEITKQAVKDAFKTPRKINMDLVNAQQARRILDRLVGYKISPLLWKKVKKGLSAGRVQSVAVKIILDRENEIDDFVPEEYWSITAKLTADGNPFEAKFHQLNGAKTELGSEAEVQAILKQIEGADFTVKEVKEKERSRNPSAPFTTSSLQQEAARKLNFRASKTMSVAQQLYEGVDLGKEGTVGLITYMRTDSTRIAASAQEEAKEYIIGKYGEAFAPETPRNYSKKAANAQDAHEAIRPTSILRDPDSIKSFMSRDQFRLYKLVWERFVASQMSSAVLDTLSVDIAAGDTTFRAAGSKVRFQGFMKVYVEGNDDGTTEEDRLLPPLKSGDLLGKQEIEPKQHFTQPPPRYTEARLVRTLEELGIGRPSTYAPTLETIQKRGYVAIEEKKFMPTELGELVIEQMEEFFPEILNVEFTANMEGDLDHVEEGSEDWVKVLAEFYESFEKRLEFAEEEMKEIEIEDEVSDEICEKCGKPLVYKLGRFGKFLACSGFPDCRNTKPIIKDIGVTCPKCKEGHVVERRSKKGRIFYGCDKYPECDFVSWDKPSAKPCPSCGSLMVEKRNKQGTRLQCTSCDHQEPVEEPEEETAD
- the dprA gene encoding DNA-processing protein DprA, giving the protein MEKSWILFGLHEMDGVGKKTISKLMTGQHNLPDLLHYEEGDWVQAGMRKDQANRLAKSFDADWIEQRREAVYKQGIQVITYLDEEYPILMKETVQPPWVMYGRGDMDLLHTKAIAMVGTRMPTVYGRKVGEKLTADFCHAGLTIVSGLARGIDSTCHEAALRAKGKTIAVFGTGIDKIYPPENKRLAEQIAETGLLLSEYPPGTRAHQGLFPERNRIIAGLTLGTLVVEADIRSGSLITADAALEAGRDVFAVPGPITSPKSRGSHNLIRQGAKLVTCADDLLEEYRMDLPNPEQLPYNRGRSPEKGEGYDPDMFPKVNLSSDEKRIISILEQDERSLDQLVEQLGWDFGHLHSVLLSLIIKKQISQLPGTKYARV
- the sucD gene encoding succinate--CoA ligase subunit alpha, with amino-acid sequence MSILIDKNTKVITQGITGSTGMFHTKGALDYGTQMVGGVTPGKGGTNVDITLEDGQVVSLPVFNTVQEAKEATGATASVIYVPPAFAADSIMEAVDAELDLVICITEGIPVLDMVKVDRFMEGKKTVLIGPNCPGVITPGECKIGIMPGYIHMAGHVGVVSRSGTLTYEAVHQLTTRGIGQSSAVGIGGDPVKGSEFIDILKRFNEDPQTHAVIMIGEIGGTAEEDAAEWVRDNMTKPVVGFIGGVTAPPGKRMGHAGAIISGGKGTAKEKIAKLESCGIKVAPTPAEMGSTLVSVLEERGILNLCTTH